TGAGGAGAAAACCCTCACCCATTCTCACGTTCTGACTGTGTGACGTACATTCTCGGTGGGGTTCCACCTGTGTACCGCTCACGCAACGTAGGTAGTCTACACGTCAATTCTTCTGGTTCATTTTTATCAAGTTGACCTTTCAGATATTCCGAATTCCTCAACACTAGTATGGTCACTGTGTGTGATTGACAGACGGACGAGAAACGGAAATCGTACAGACTAACAAGAGGAAACCTAGACAGTGAACGCCAACGCGAATTGCTTCTGTGCTACCTCTAAGACTAATCCATGACACTTACCGACTCCCTTTCATTGGATGATCCTGTCCCCGAGTCCCTCTGACTCTGAACACGTATCATTCGGCTGACGGTCAAGAGGAGAGCTTGCTCTTTCCCACTTTCCTCATGTGAGACATGTCCCTTTCTACCagacatgtcacacttgaATGCCAACCTGGAGAAGCTTCGGACCGTGCCAGGCTTTGAAAGGCGTACGGCACGGGACAGTCGAGCTAGTAGCGAGACCGCACCCGCGTATATTTCCTCCCTCCCCCTCCCCCAACCCTCGAACGGATTGTCCatgtattcacagtcacacacACCGCTACCTTTCACAATCACTCCTTCCACAACAAACGGACGAGACGAGAGAAAGACACCTTCCACAACATCGTCCAGACGTCTACCATAGACAGTAGTTCGGTTCCAAACACTGGATTGCGGTACGACATGGCGGCGGAAGAGGCTCGTCAGATGCTGGACGCGCTCATGGGCGGCGACCGGAACGCCCCGCTGCCACCGGGAGCGGCGGTACCACGACGGGGCGGTCGCGGCGGTGGCGACCTGTTGTTGCTACCGGGCAAAAAGGCCCGATCCTGTTACGATCCGGACATTGATCCGCTGTACACGGCTTGGGGAGTGGACGTCTTTGAACTCTTCGTCAACACCAAATCCGATTTGGGCGTCACCAATCCCTACGTCGCCGACCCCGACGCCCACGCGGAATACAAGGCTCTGCCACCGGCAGAGCAAGCGAGACTCGGTTACGACTACTTTCTCTTTCAGAAATTGTCCGAACTCACTCGTCAGTGTGATCGTGTCGTGTCCCGGAACAAGGAAAAGCTGCGGCAGGAAATTGCGCGCAAACAGTCCCAATCCTCGCAAGCGGCGGTGGATTACGTGGAAAACGTCGATCCGCAAGCGGTCGAGTTGCTGGCGCGGAATATTATACAAAAAGAAGACATGGAAGTTGAACTCGCTAACCGGTTGGGGGAGTTGGATGCCCTGGTCGCCAAAGAAACCACGGCGAAAACGGAACTCGGAGATCTCTTCCAAAAGCCGAAACAGTCGGACGTAGAGCCCACACCCGCCGTGGAAGAATCGGGAGTCATCGGCAACAACAAGGTTAAAGAGGAACAAAATGGAGATTCTGCGGAAGCCGCACCCGAATCCGAACCGCAACAGCACAATGAATCGGATGCAGAAACAAAAGTAGAGCCCGAGGTCAAAAGAGAAGACGAGAGTGTCAAGGATGAGGAGGAGAAACCCTTGCCCGACGCTGCAGTCCCGCTACCGACACCACCGGTGGATCCAGAGTTGCAAGCCCTCCAACTCCAGCTCGGTCGCGTCACGCTTGACAAACAAAAGACACTATATGATCTCGCCCGCCTCGTGGCTCGCTTGGCCGCCCTGGAAGAATCCGTCGAGTCGCAAACCCGTCAGCTGAATTACGTCCGGTCCGATATTTCTACCGACAAGACCGTGTGCGAAGTTTCGGGCAACTTCATGTCAGCCCGGGATGCGGATGAACGCATCGCGGCGCATTACGCAGGCAAACAGTACGTGGGGTGGAAACTAGTGCGGGACAAATTGGCGAGTATGATTCAGCAATACGGACGATACGgaccgccgccaccgtccTCGCGGGGTCCTCCGCCACCGTCGGCGATGAACGCGGGCCCTGCGTTCAGTGGCGGACGCGGTGGAGCAGCCCCACCTCCTTCACGGGGACACGGATCTTCGGATGGTGGTGATCGAGGCTTTCGGGATCGGGGTGGCTCTGGTGGTTTCGGACGCGGTGGTGGGGGCTATCAAGATCGGGGTCGTCCGGCAATGGGTGGGCCACCGCCTCGCGGCAATTGGCGAAGGTAAAAGATAGCTAGCTCCCGGAATAACATGGGTAAAGATATTTACCAAGGAACGACTGTGCTAGTGCATACTACCTAGTCGTCGATCGATACACCGTGTTTGCATCTGTGTACAGAAAAGATTCGGAATTTGCTCGAACCGTGGCACGTCATTCCCATATTCGACCTATTCCGTGCGTTTCATCTCCAAGGTATAATCTTGAATCGAGACGGCTCGATTACGTGCCTCAAAGTACAGTTTATCCGACTGCGCGTTGAGGTATCCGACGATCCGCAGTTTCCCCCGCACCCGTCCTTCGCCCAGTCGCTCGAACTTCCAAACAAGTTCGGAATCAGTAAAGACGGGAGGGGCCGTACTCTGATTGGTGAGGGCAAAGATAGCGCGATTGCCTTCGACGCCAATCCAGGAGGTTGGACTGACACGTTCGGCTGCGTGCATCGTCACGAAGGTTTTTTGCGCAGCCGGTCCCTTGAACCGCACCACAACGGTGGGAAGGGGATCCTGGACGGTACCGCCGAGCGCCAGGACGGTGGCGCGGTTGGCCGCCGCGACGTCGGCGTAGTCCGCACTCGCCACAACGACCCGtccggcaaaggcgtcgAGGCGGTGAATGGCGTTGTAGACGCGGTCTTCGGCAATACCCCACGGTGTGGGGCTGTAGCGTAACGAGAGTCTGACGGGTTGGCCTGAGGCGCGATCGCGATTCGGCCAAGGATTGTTCGGCAATCGCCACGTCTCCGTTGGGTCCGCCGAGAAACTTGGCGCCGAGCGGCGCTTGAACGTTCACGAGAGTCTGTGTGACATCCCAAGTGCCCTCCAAAAAGTCGGGGTAGTACGTGTTGTCCACACTGCCGGTGCGTTCGGACAGTCCCGTGAGGGGGAGTTGTTGGAGGATGTCCCGTTCCAGACGGGTTTCTAAGGCGCTGAGAGTTGCCAAAGATTCACCACTTTTGGTCGACACCGCGTGTGTTGATGTGGGGAGGACCCAAGAGGGCACCGAGGCGACCGCTGTACCCACGAAAAGGTTGGCGCCGTGACGGGACAAAAACGAACGACGACTCCATCCGACGATTCGATCAGGACGGGGAGCcggactcacagtcaacgcatCTCCAACCACTGCCGCCACAATCCAGCAGTTGtaaatcactgtcaacgGGCATTCTAGTAACCTTTTCCGTCTCGACATGGTCGTTTCCCGAACACTGATTCCCTAATTTTTGGATGTAGCTCCGAATGTCGGTATTTCTCTTGTATCTGACACCTCGACTAGAGAGCTGGTATACTTATTCGAATGATAAGATGACACACTGTAAATAGATATTTTGAAACGCAGAGGCAAAGAAGGACAGATttctctcactgtcattcgTTGCAATTAAGTAGTATTCGATACAATTCAGAAAATTGAGACTACACATAAGCATATCTCACATGGCAGACATTGTATCGACAAAAATTTACATCCGATCAGTTTGCCTCGAAAGCTGGATCGTTGC
The sequence above is a segment of the Phaeodactylum tricornutum CCAP 1055/1 chromosome 10, whole genome shotgun sequence genome. Coding sequences within it:
- a CDS encoding predicted protein, which translates into the protein MAAEEARQMLDALMGGDRNAPLPPGAAVPRRGGRGGGDLLLLPGKKARSCYDPDIDPLYTAWGVDVFELFVNTKSDLGVTNPYVADPDAHAEYKALPPAEQARLGYDYFLFQKLSELTRQCDRVVSRNKEKLRQEIARKQSQSSQAAVDYVENVDPQAVELLARNIIQKEDMEVELANRLGELDALVAKETTAKTELGDLFQKPKQSDVEPTPAVEESGVIGNNKVKEEQNGDSAEAAPESEPQQHNESDAETKVEPEVKREDESVKDEEEKPLPDAAVPLPTPPVDPELQALQLQLGRVTLDKQKTLYDLARLVARLAALEESVESQTRQLNYVRSDISTDKTVCEVSGNFMSARDADERIAAHYAGKQYVGWKLVRDKLASMIQQYGRYGPPPPSSRGPPPPSAMNAGPAFSGGRGGAAPPPSRGHGSSDGGDRGFRDRGGSGGFGRGGGGYQDRGRPAMGGPPPRGNWRR
- a CDS encoding predicted protein, yielding MPVDSDLQLLDCGGSGWRCVDSVASVPSWVLPTSTHAVSTKSGESLATLSALETRLERDILQQLPLTGLSERTGSVDNTYYPDFLEGTWDVTQTLVNVQAPLGANPTPWGIAEDRVYNAIHRLDAFAGRVVVASADYADVAAANRATVLALGGTVQDPLPTVVVRFKGPAAQKTFVTMHAAERVSPTSWIGVEGNRAIFALTNQSTAPPVFTDSELVWKFERLGEGRVRGKLRIVGYLNAQSDKLYFEARNRAVSIQDYTLEMKRTE